Sequence from the Toxoplasma gondii ME49 chromosome Ib, whole genome shotgun sequence genome:
GAGAGATCGGAGCTGCAACGCCACACGCCTGACAaatccctctttttctctttctctctcacctATCGGTGGTCACAGAGGGGCAGAGCACCGGCTTCTCCACAGTGCCAAACGGGCCGACAAAGGCAGCAGCTCTCAGGTGTTCGTACAGCTCGAGAAGGCCGACCATGTGCTCGGTTTCTTCAGTCACGATCTGGACAAGAAAAGCGCAAAGTTTCACACGCGAAAACCGTGCAGAAAGTACCCGCGCACCATTGCACAGCGAGCTTTGATccgtcctctgtctccgtccagGCACGGGCGCACAAACCAGGCACAGTGATTTGTTTGAAAGAGGTGTGCGAGGAGAGACTCAGGTCTCCCTGCGTCTTGATCTGGAGACTCTCACCTGCATGCCCATGTCTCTGGCGAGTTGTTTGTAGCTTTTTTGGGGCAGAGTGGCGGGGTCGAGGATGACGGCCTCGCCCCTGAGCTTCCAGTACCAGTAGTTctcgaagaagtcgaggtCTTTCGGGTTCTTGCTCATCAGTTCTGCAACGTTTTTTGGCATCGTGTCGGAGGGAAGTTCGAAGTCTTCGGGCATCGTCCGGCCAAAGTGCAGGTACGTACGCATCGCTGTTTTGCGCGCAGCCGGAGACAGAGCCCCGGACagaacgcgaggagagagaccggaggagcagagaggagaagagagagaggcgagagtgCAAGCGGACGACCGAGCAGCGAGctgggagaaagaagaaatgtTCTTGCCCGAAACTGCAGAGAAACTCTTGGAAAATAAGTGCCTCGGCGCCGCGCCAGGGGCGAACACCTGGGAAAGACGCGCAGCCGCCATCTCGGCCAAAGGTGCCTGAAAATGACACGGAAAACCATGAAAAAAGCttctgcagaggaaaagggTGAGAAGACAAGTGGGATGCCACTCAAGTCGAGAGTCGTGAGAGGAATTCTAGCTTGCAGAGTAGCCCAAGTGACACAAATCGGGCGTCAAAAAACTGAAGAAGCAACGGGATGGAACCGGCGCCTGCGTTTTCGCGGATCAACAGCCAGACGGCGCCCCAGAGACGGACAGAAAAATCCGGGTTCGTTGTTGAGCCCTCAGTCGAGGCTTCAAGATTCCCCTAGCGAGCATGTGACGctgaaacacacacacacggaCTGGAGAGCACTGAGCGACGGAGGCACGACCTCGTCAGACTCGTCGCCCCGAATTCGAGAGACGTTCAAGGGTGCGCAAAACTCGAAGAAGCTGTGGCGCGAGAGTGTTAGAGAGACTGGAAAGAAACACTGGGTAGGGGAGACGCCAACTgatcgtctgtttctccggaAGAAGCCCGCAAAGAATCCTGTGAAAGAACGGAGTAAGGCGAAAGGCCCAGCGGAGTCTTCGAGAGTCTTGAGGACGAGATAACGGGAGAAGACAACAGGAAGGCtacgcgagacagaaaaaacccttcagacgaggagaggagagcaacGAAGAGAAATCTCTGCAGAGTCAACGCAGTCTCTTTTCCTCATCGTCGGGTGGAGCTGCTAAAagtcctctctgtgtcgaggAAAACGGTCTCTTTGTCGGCGGCAAAGAAGCGCAAAAATTCCGCCAAGAGCTGCCCCGACAGCAAGTCGCTGAGGTGGGGAAAGAAGCCCGGACCTGCGTCGGCTGGGCAGGCGAACGTAATCAAAGTCCCTATAACTGGTGGGGCTTGCATTGGTTTCTCAGAGAATCTATTTCCCATTCAGTTCTGGCGCAATCTCCTTGCGAAGTCGGACATGCAGATGTCCTTGAAACTCGATTTGGAGGAAATGTCCAGCGGCGGGAGAAACGGCTCCGCCTCGGATCGCTCTCCAGGTATTCGTAGCGCCGAAAAACCCGCCGTTCCGTGAGCTGTGCCTCCTCGTGATAGGCGAATGCAGGGCGTGCGCGAATTGCGCATAGgacagaacagaggagacgagtgTCTTCTTGTGCTGTTTACTGTTGATCCGGTTGGAGGGAAAGAACCGCGGGTCGGCGACGAAACCTGGAACCGTTTGAGGAGCCCTCGCATTTCCCTGGGTTCCTGAAGTGCGCTGCGGCGCACCGCGTGACGGCGTGCAACGGCATTACGAAAGTTGGAGAGACTTCTTGttggagaaagacgagacaagggaagggaaaaggaaatccgtcgccttcgtcggcGCCCCGAGTTCGCCCGCAAACACAGTGCGGCTTCCAGGAACATGTCCGGAAAACTTGACAGGCGATCGACAACGACGCctggtgtacatacacccgaagAGGTGTGCGTGGAACGAGCTGTCGCAATCGGCGTTGAGAGTCGGGCATTCAGAACTTACCCAATTTCGTGTCGGCGAATTTCGAGAGCCCGCGCGAGGCTGCAGAAGTAATTTGTTGCTCCTGTTCACGTCCCAGCAAGACCGAGTCGCGCTCGACCTCGCTCCCGCGGTCGTCGTCCTTTCGGTCTCGAAACGAACGGAATGcgttcgtccacttcgaaaaTTCGGAAATCACTTGTACACAAATTTGTGTCTGCAGTCCACTTCTTTCGCTGGCTCCCCGGACACTGCCGACTGCGCGCTTTGCATTGCCTTCCCGAAGATacgccgagaagagaaaactgcGGCGCTCCGTGTACCCCCCGTCGGGGCTTGTGTTGGTGAAACGCGCAGGGGCCAGCAGGCGGCAAGCGCCAGGTGTCTCAGAAGCTCGTTTTCGACCC
This genomic interval carries:
- a CDS encoding cytochrome c oxidase subunit, putative (encoded by transcript TGME49_209260) — encoded protein: MAAARLSQVFAPGAAPRHLFSKSFSAVSGKNISSFSQLAARSSACTLASLSSPLCSSGLSPRVLSGALSPAARKTAMRTYLHFGRTMPEDFELPSDTMPKNVAELMSKNPKDLDFFENYWYWKLRGEAVILDPATLPQKSYKQLARDMGMQIVTEETEHMVGLLELYEHLRAAAFVGPFGTVEKPVLCPSVTTDRIVGCTGGTGEKEHVPLWFRCREGFLYRCGECDQIFMLVRVFYSLPDGKDPFPVDPDVEDVFDMKLLEKGQKMWNCNEYVRWPAGHQAYSELFLEGKWGNEIPRRLAQELKEIEAA